Proteins encoded in a region of the Halostella limicola genome:
- a CDS encoding DUF6531 domain-containing protein: MSNRSSALDRRTLLKGVALGISSVPISGETTAKTGDSASLQETNGEFSPPPARNASQVGAGVFSHSGELIVTATDLTVPGRGGVSPTFGRRYRSSVTDSRGDFGRGFTWTYSRQLSEADGQVVYDNGFGERYLFDPDDEGRFTNDLLYAVLVPSGDGREEWEFRGPNGRVERFEPPSDGGRLLAIEDRNGNSIDFEYGDGGVVVTDPRGRETTVAYDDGRIAAIEDHAGRTVEYEYDADDRLRTVSLANGGTKEYAWTDAGRLAAVTAPGRSTPYLENEYDDRGRVVSQRHGAGEISIAYEEVGTDEADFPLYRTHVAQKGVDEPNLHLDHDGGGHVVRRAFDEPVETASTDGDGTVRTMEDRDLPIDEIEAGTARIVTRTEYNDRGEWIGREYPGGGVVERVFDADAADARDRGNPLEYRHVPDPDRPTDHGERTITATYGPFQRRRSLTDARGNTTRFEYDDSGNLVRKIHPEVEVPDLRDPGATRTEQYTEEWTYNEFGQPVEYRDQEDNRTRYEYYPEEGPYALDGATLAPENGGPLARVSTERGIAPDVGGPRTSAVQGEDYTEAYEYDALERVTTFRDGKGNEAAHEYDAHGNPVETVDRAGVRTEREFNPADALVMEEKSFSRYAEGEADGTVEERETRVREVWGYNLLNNVVAFGKIGIDADGDTTDPIVTRLERDANENVIRRTYPDDVTDAYTYSRRGKRVETRAAVGTDSEGVHRFRFRRDGQERTRIDAEGYRLTKEYDGFGRLSSVTNPDGVTKRRVYDPANNLRASFLLTPDENATAGLNDGVVADGGEVATPTQSGTVAMNAQFNDYDSMNRCSGGRTVGIGCGAVDPTVGGNPTGGIGTERPSGCGGDPGPDGTVPGVTPGSPPGGDGPGEPSVYSGRESGISGVEAETNVVVERDGTGAHRRVFNENGDGEVTLFARDGAGNVVGARDEAGNTTLIQRDGNGNPTAVQRQGQESDVEGASLRPATKRPVNPAFRREPSVESVESASEQTADDDGRPVPNGGTLYETLAVDGRRGAPRQENDQPLFIRTEIVRDERDRPVATFRNDKFLGEVEYDAFDRVRQVEDIEGDRVRALFDGVGRQTGGAAFEAERERWLTTSLELDPMGRVTAATDPEGRTIELRRDDGGRVVERTNPDGTAVSRTYTDNGQVRSLNDPKGIALEQRYDETNRLRERAVESRNGSRTERYNYDNKGRLTSATDEATGVEITRGFDEHDYLVYETQTIGDRSRTVRYRRTTDGQVSELTFPDGSTVEYEYDGDGDLTRVAHGDGAEVARFDLDSSRIHDVTFGDGVVRASYEYDNSACSDGCLVGKRFENADGDVVGGFRVRKNNDGTVGAVEEPFYSREDAAFGTDIERDSLKRPTTLTTGTDLDADAGEREFDTRLDYAFDDSGRMAAKTVSGIEGGLAGYEAEFDENGNYLAFGGLSYGLDANGNRELETGGLDVSDLRSTWDLDASRELEPVPLPEIPECHLPCDRVEYILAYDNTVLGVRCFDDEGELLRVIHYVYGPLHRVWGKTVTCCTGDEPDRYHRYVHAGGQLVQEEVYEGDFDPLPEGGPCDVEPEDGSRGIPQPPESLPDDPIEVTRNVYAGRLVETDVERDGERERNFVTDDAAGRNATVVGEDGDVREAIRFDAQGKAYATVVDGNPVETVERFAPGLGVLNTTDAGGRDLFDRATGERMSGGEIFDQVTGGKQNGGGVGGSGSDGKRGESGGKGGGSKCGNDITGGAGKAMFGSDDAGSIVQGAITVGGSVAAGAAIGGTGGLALAAGGAITGGAIIIGEVVEEAGRSPDDDDGDGGDSGDGGDGGDGGSCSAGSPGGTGTMASDGGDEGGNDPGAGGGGGEGGNEGGDDNGGGEGGGEGGGEGGGEGGGDEGGGSSGGGDGGEGGDGGDGGDGGDGGGDDDGEGEGSGGGDEGGGECGAGSSAASAMGPTRGGGTPRGGTGGPGNGGIGGFGGNVDDGIGISIGGGGQCGSSYPAGGGRGNAGPRGGGSGGGNGGFGDGCNDGEGGGGGGRGGLGGSPLGGFGLYAGGDSSGGGGGGGDSSGGGGGVGGDDGSAGGGGGGTGGDGGGNGGSNCGFGRGGPDERFGGVGTGPGGTFPGSNSGGGCGSGGSNGLGNDFGDQTCRRMVPKRGSNCGGGAGGAGGSDTAGSGSSCNCVSQSASTKMMPQRGRGGSGGTIETCSSGGGGSGVGGGAGGSSCGGGGGSGGSGSVGPDPRVF; encoded by the coding sequence ATGAGTAACCGCTCGTCCGCTCTTGACCGACGGACGCTTTTGAAAGGCGTCGCGCTCGGCATCTCCTCGGTTCCGATTTCGGGAGAGACCACCGCCAAGACCGGAGACAGTGCGTCGTTGCAGGAGACGAACGGCGAGTTCTCCCCGCCACCGGCGCGCAACGCCAGTCAGGTGGGCGCTGGAGTGTTCAGCCACAGCGGCGAGTTGATCGTGACGGCGACGGATCTGACGGTACCGGGGCGCGGGGGCGTCTCCCCGACGTTCGGTCGCCGCTATCGAAGTTCCGTCACCGACTCTCGCGGCGACTTCGGTCGCGGGTTCACGTGGACGTATTCGCGGCAGTTGTCCGAGGCCGATGGACAGGTCGTCTACGACAACGGGTTCGGTGAGCGGTATCTCTTCGATCCCGACGACGAGGGACGGTTCACCAACGACCTGCTGTACGCAGTGCTCGTTCCGAGTGGTGACGGACGGGAGGAGTGGGAGTTCCGCGGTCCGAACGGACGCGTCGAACGGTTCGAACCGCCGTCCGACGGGGGCCGACTACTGGCTATCGAGGACCGTAACGGCAACAGCATCGACTTCGAGTACGGCGATGGCGGAGTGGTCGTTACCGACCCGCGAGGTCGGGAGACGACGGTAGCCTACGACGACGGTCGCATCGCCGCGATCGAGGATCACGCCGGCCGGACGGTCGAGTACGAGTACGACGCCGACGACCGACTCCGGACGGTTAGCCTCGCGAACGGCGGCACTAAGGAGTACGCTTGGACCGACGCAGGGCGCCTCGCTGCTGTGACGGCCCCCGGGAGATCGACCCCGTATCTCGAGAACGAGTACGACGACAGGGGTCGGGTCGTGAGCCAGCGTCACGGCGCCGGTGAGATATCGATCGCCTACGAGGAGGTCGGGACTGACGAGGCGGACTTCCCGCTGTATCGGACGCACGTCGCCCAGAAAGGGGTCGACGAACCGAACCTCCATCTCGACCACGACGGCGGGGGCCACGTCGTCCGTCGGGCGTTCGACGAGCCGGTTGAAACCGCCAGCACGGACGGCGACGGGACCGTCCGAACGATGGAGGACCGCGACCTCCCCATCGACGAGATCGAAGCGGGGACTGCTCGCATCGTGACGCGGACCGAGTACAACGACCGCGGCGAGTGGATCGGTCGGGAGTACCCCGGCGGCGGCGTGGTGGAGCGAGTCTTCGACGCGGACGCGGCCGACGCCCGCGATCGCGGTAACCCTCTCGAATACCGCCACGTTCCTGATCCGGACCGGCCCACAGACCACGGCGAGCGGACCATCACCGCGACGTACGGGCCGTTCCAGCGCCGACGGAGCCTCACCGACGCTCGCGGGAACACTACCAGGTTCGAGTACGACGACAGCGGGAACCTCGTTCGGAAGATCCACCCCGAAGTGGAGGTCCCCGATCTCCGCGATCCCGGGGCGACTCGAACCGAGCAGTACACCGAAGAGTGGACGTACAACGAGTTCGGCCAGCCGGTCGAGTATCGCGACCAGGAGGACAACCGGACTCGGTACGAGTACTACCCTGAAGAAGGACCGTACGCGCTTGACGGGGCGACGCTCGCACCGGAGAACGGCGGCCCCCTGGCGCGAGTCAGTACCGAACGGGGGATCGCACCGGACGTCGGGGGTCCGCGGACGTCAGCCGTGCAGGGTGAGGACTACACCGAGGCGTACGAGTATGACGCCCTCGAGCGAGTGACGACCTTCCGCGACGGCAAAGGGAACGAAGCGGCCCACGAGTACGACGCTCACGGAAATCCCGTCGAGACGGTCGACAGGGCTGGCGTCAGGACCGAACGGGAGTTCAACCCCGCGGACGCGCTCGTCATGGAGGAAAAGTCGTTCTCCCGGTACGCGGAAGGAGAGGCCGACGGAACCGTCGAGGAACGGGAGACGCGGGTCAGGGAGGTATGGGGATACAACCTCCTGAACAACGTGGTGGCGTTCGGGAAGATAGGTATCGACGCCGACGGGGACACGACCGACCCGATCGTGACCCGCCTCGAGCGCGACGCCAACGAGAACGTGATCCGACGGACCTACCCCGACGACGTCACCGACGCGTACACCTACAGCCGTCGGGGCAAGCGCGTCGAGACGCGGGCCGCGGTCGGGACGGACAGCGAGGGCGTTCACCGGTTCCGGTTCCGGCGTGACGGTCAGGAACGCACGCGGATCGACGCCGAGGGGTACCGGCTCACGAAGGAGTACGACGGGTTCGGACGGCTGTCGTCGGTCACGAACCCCGACGGCGTGACCAAGCGTCGCGTGTACGACCCCGCGAACAACCTCCGGGCGTCGTTCCTGTTAACCCCGGACGAGAACGCGACCGCCGGTCTGAACGACGGCGTCGTAGCTGACGGCGGCGAGGTCGCGACGCCCACGCAGTCCGGCACGGTCGCGATGAACGCTCAGTTCAACGACTACGACTCGATGAACCGCTGTTCGGGCGGGCGAACCGTCGGGATCGGGTGCGGGGCGGTCGACCCGACCGTCGGGGGCAACCCGACCGGCGGCATCGGTACCGAGCGGCCGTCGGGCTGCGGCGGCGACCCGGGGCCGGACGGAACTGTCCCCGGGGTGACTCCCGGCAGTCCTCCCGGCGGAGACGGACCCGGGGAGCCGAGCGTCTACAGCGGCCGCGAGAGCGGCATCAGCGGCGTCGAGGCCGAGACGAACGTCGTCGTCGAGCGCGACGGGACGGGGGCTCACCGCCGCGTGTTCAACGAGAACGGGGACGGCGAAGTGACGCTGTTCGCCCGCGACGGTGCCGGGAACGTCGTGGGCGCCAGAGACGAGGCCGGCAACACGACACTGATCCAGCGGGACGGCAACGGGAACCCCACGGCTGTCCAGCGCCAGGGACAGGAGAGCGACGTGGAGGGAGCGTCGCTGCGGCCCGCGACGAAGCGGCCGGTAAACCCCGCGTTCCGCCGGGAGCCGTCCGTGGAATCGGTCGAGTCGGCGTCGGAGCAGACGGCTGACGACGACGGCCGTCCGGTCCCGAACGGCGGGACGCTCTACGAGACGCTGGCCGTCGACGGTCGGCGGGGAGCGCCGCGACAGGAAAACGATCAGCCGCTGTTCATCCGCACCGAGATCGTCCGCGACGAGCGAGACCGGCCGGTCGCTACCTTCCGGAACGACAAGTTCCTCGGCGAAGTCGAGTACGACGCGTTCGACCGCGTTCGGCAGGTCGAGGACATCGAAGGAGACCGCGTCCGGGCGTTGTTCGACGGAGTCGGTCGGCAGACCGGCGGCGCTGCCTTCGAAGCGGAGCGAGAGCGGTGGCTCACCACGAGTCTCGAACTCGACCCCATGGGGCGTGTGACGGCCGCGACCGACCCCGAGGGACGGACGATCGAGCTCAGACGAGATGACGGTGGGCGGGTCGTCGAGCGGACCAACCCCGACGGCACCGCGGTGAGCCGTACCTACACCGACAACGGGCAGGTGCGCAGTCTGAACGATCCGAAGGGGATCGCCCTCGAACAGCGCTACGACGAGACCAACCGACTGCGCGAACGCGCTGTCGAATCGCGAAACGGGAGCCGAACCGAACGGTACAACTACGACAACAAGGGCCGGCTCACCTCCGCGACGGACGAGGCGACCGGCGTCGAGATAACGCGCGGGTTCGACGAACACGACTACCTCGTCTACGAGACCCAGACGATCGGGGACCGGTCTCGGACGGTCCGATACCGTCGGACGACCGACGGGCAGGTGTCCGAACTCACCTTCCCGGACGGGTCGACCGTCGAGTACGAGTACGACGGCGACGGCGACCTGACGCGGGTCGCCCACGGCGACGGCGCGGAGGTCGCGCGGTTCGACCTCGACTCCAGCCGGATCCACGACGTCACGTTCGGCGACGGCGTCGTGCGGGCGAGCTACGAGTACGACAACAGCGCCTGTAGCGACGGCTGTCTCGTCGGCAAACGGTTCGAGAACGCGGACGGCGACGTCGTCGGGGGGTTCCGCGTGCGCAAGAACAACGACGGGACCGTCGGCGCGGTCGAGGAACCGTTCTACAGCCGCGAGGACGCCGCGTTCGGGACGGACATCGAGCGCGACTCGCTGAAGCGCCCGACGACGCTGACGACCGGGACGGACCTCGACGCCGACGCAGGGGAGCGGGAGTTCGACACCCGACTCGACTACGCGTTCGACGACTCCGGGCGGATGGCGGCGAAAACCGTCAGTGGCATCGAGGGTGGCCTCGCCGGTTACGAGGCGGAGTTCGACGAGAACGGCAACTACCTCGCGTTCGGCGGGCTCTCGTACGGGCTCGACGCCAACGGCAACCGGGAACTGGAGACCGGCGGGCTCGACGTCTCGGACCTGCGCTCGACGTGGGACCTGGACGCGAGTCGGGAGCTAGAGCCCGTTCCGCTCCCGGAGATCCCGGAGTGTCACCTGCCCTGTGACCGGGTGGAGTACATCCTCGCGTACGACAACACCGTGCTCGGCGTGCGGTGCTTCGACGACGAGGGCGAGCTGCTCCGGGTGATCCACTACGTCTACGGTCCGCTTCATCGCGTGTGGGGCAAAACGGTCACCTGCTGTACGGGCGACGAACCCGACCGGTACCACCGGTACGTCCACGCCGGGGGACAACTGGTGCAGGAAGAGGTGTACGAGGGCGACTTCGACCCGCTCCCCGAGGGCGGGCCGTGCGACGTCGAACCGGAGGACGGTAGCCGCGGCATTCCGCAGCCGCCCGAATCGCTGCCGGACGATCCGATCGAGGTGACGCGCAACGTCTACGCCGGTCGGCTGGTCGAGACCGACGTCGAACGCGACGGCGAGCGTGAACGGAACTTCGTCACCGACGACGCCGCCGGACGCAACGCCACGGTCGTCGGCGAGGACGGCGACGTGCGCGAAGCGATCCGGTTCGACGCGCAGGGAAAGGCATACGCGACGGTTGTCGACGGTAACCCGGTGGAGACGGTCGAACGGTTCGCGCCCGGCCTGGGCGTACTGAACACGACCGACGCCGGCGGCCGCGACCTCTTCGACCGCGCCACCGGCGAGCGGATGAGCGGCGGGGAGATATTCGATCAAGTTACCGGTGGGAAACAGAACGGCGGCGGTGTCGGTGGATCTGGAAGCGACGGGAAACGCGGTGAGTCTGGTGGGAAAGGTGGCGGGTCGAAGTGTGGGAACGACATTACCGGTGGTGCAGGAAAGGCGATGTTTGGGTCAGACGACGCGGGATCCATAGTTCAAGGGGCCATAACTGTGGGCGGATCGGTAGCTGCTGGTGCTGCAATTGGAGGTACCGGAGGTCTAGCGCTTGCTGCAGGTGGAGCCATCACTGGTGGAGCGATCATTATCGGTGAAGTTGTTGAGGAGGCCGGTCGTTCCCCAGATGACGACGACGGAGACGGTGGCGATAGCGGCGACGGTGGCGACGGCGGTGATGGCGGCAGTTGCTCTGCCGGAAGTCCGGGCGGGACAGGCACTATGGCGTCCGACGGCGGCGACGAAGGTGGTAACGATCCCGGTGCCGGGGGAGGCGGTGGTGAAGGTGGCAACGAGGGCGGCGATGACAACGGTGGCGGTGAAGGTGGCGGCGAGGGCGGCGGTGAAGGTGGTGGCGAAGGTGGCGGTGACGAAGGAGGTGGCTCGTCGGGCGGTGGCGACGGCGGCGAGGGAGGTGATGGCGGTGACGGCGGTGACGGCGGTGACGGTGGGGGCGACGATGACGGTGAAGGCGAAGGAAGCGGCGGCGGTGACGAAGGAGGCGGCGAATGCGGCGCCGGCAGTAGCGCAGCCTCCGCGATGGGTCCGACCCGGGGCGGCGGCACTCCTCGCGGTGGTACCGGCGGTCCCGGAAACGGCGGAATCGGGGGATTCGGTGGAAACGTCGACGACGGAATCGGCATCAGCATCGGTGGAGGCGGTCAGTGCGGGAGCTCCTATCCGGCCGGTGGCGGACGCGGGAACGCCGGTCCGCGCGGTGGTGGTAGCGGTGGCGGTAACGGGGGATTCGGCGATGGCTGTAACGACGGAGAGGGTGGCGGCGGAGGCGGTAGGGGTGGGTTGGGTGGTAGCCCTCTCGGCGGTTTCGGCCTCTACGCCGGCGGCGATAGCTCCGGTGGAGGCGGGGGCGGTGGCGATAGCTCTGGTGGCGGTGGTGGTGTCGGTGGTGACGACGGTTCCGCCGGCGGCGGTGGCGGCGGGACCGGCGGCGACGGAGGCGGCAACGGCGGCAGCAACTGCGGCTTCGGCCGCGGCGGTCCCGACGAACGCTTCGGCGGGGTCGGTACCGGCCCCGGCGGAACCTTCCCCGGGTCGAACAGCGGCGGGGGCTGTGGCTCCGGCGGGAGCAACGGTCTCGGCAACGACTTCGGCGACCAGACCTGTCGTAGGATGGTCCCCAAACGCGGCTCGAACTGCGGCGGTGGGGCGGGCGGGGCCGGTGGGTCGGATACGGCCGGTAGTGGCTCCTCTTGCAACTGCGTCTCGCAGAGCGCCTCGACGAAGATGATGCCCCAACGCGGCCGCGGCGGTTCTGGCGGCACGATCGAGACCTGCTCCAGCGGTGGCGGCGGGAGTGGCGTCGGCGGCGGTGCGGGAGGCTCGTCTTGCGGCGGCGGCGGCGGTTCCGGTGGTTCCGGTTCCGTCGGCCCGGATCCGAGGGTGTTCTGA
- a CDS encoding nuclear transport factor 2 family protein, with product MTVEPNKNTRERIENALRAFENSDAAAAASTYAENGVFIDPHYPASEYQGREAIREAFEWALTNIVEQPGFSVRNSIGAGDTYAIEVDTHHVAKDGSKREFPQVFVVEGDETGITRWRTYLPFPPDE from the coding sequence ATGACTGTAGAACCGAATAAAAACACCCGTGAACGTATCGAGAATGCACTGAGAGCCTTCGAAAACAGTGATGCGGCGGCAGCAGCGAGCACGTACGCCGAGAATGGCGTTTTCATCGACCCCCATTATCCTGCTTCCGAATATCAGGGTCGCGAAGCGATCAGAGAGGCGTTCGAATGGGCGCTCACGAATATCGTTGAACAGCCTGGGTTTTCGGTACGGAATTCCATCGGTGCGGGGGACACGTACGCTATCGAGGTCGACACTCACCACGTTGCGAAGGACGGATCGAAACGCGAGTTCCCACAAGTGTTCGTCGTGGAAGGAGACGAAACGGGGATCACGCGCTGGCGGACATATCTCCCCTTTCCTCCGGATGAGTGA
- a CDS encoding bacterio-opsin activator domain-containing protein, whose amino-acid sequence MLDEDGELRHWNAKLCEMTGYTDAELAALDPNDDDYVETITATTAEAETGQGPGGRALRTGNVQVSQDIRSDPSFVPWREQALDRGVGSAAAVPLVHSDTTYGILAVYAARPFAFSYREQEGLETLGEAIGFAINAIEHRKLLFTDTIVELEFTITDPELVFVRLSEQFECELAITGYVESATGNWSVYLAVDGVSPGAVRDAATDDTDVAEVRIIADEDDSGLLECIMNGSALQEFGAILTSGSVEKGQGRFCIETPQMTNIRQLANRLQTEYPKSTLIAQREFDRPIRKAVELRQSIEERLTDRQREALTRAYYAGYFEWPRQSTAGDIAASMDIAETMFHYHLRNTLDTLVTAFTEKPILH is encoded by the coding sequence ATCCTCGACGAGGACGGCGAACTCCGCCACTGGAACGCGAAACTTTGTGAGATGACCGGCTACACGGACGCCGAACTCGCGGCGTTGGACCCGAACGATGACGACTACGTAGAGACGATAACGGCCACGACGGCGGAGGCAGAGACAGGTCAGGGACCGGGCGGTCGAGCACTCCGGACAGGGAACGTACAGGTCAGCCAAGACATCCGCTCCGATCCGTCATTCGTGCCGTGGCGAGAGCAAGCGCTGGATCGCGGCGTCGGATCAGCCGCTGCCGTCCCGCTGGTACATAGCGATACGACGTACGGTATTCTGGCCGTGTATGCTGCCCGTCCGTTTGCGTTCAGCTATCGCGAGCAAGAGGGGCTCGAAACGCTGGGAGAGGCGATCGGATTCGCCATCAACGCGATCGAACACCGCAAGCTCCTGTTCACCGATACGATCGTCGAACTCGAGTTCACTATCACTGATCCCGAGCTAGTGTTCGTCCGACTCTCCGAGCAGTTCGAGTGCGAACTCGCTATCACTGGGTATGTCGAATCGGCGACTGGGAACTGGAGCGTGTATCTCGCTGTTGATGGTGTCTCGCCGGGGGCCGTCCGTGATGCGGCAACGGATGATACAGACGTGGCTGAAGTCCGGATTATTGCCGACGAGGACGATTCAGGCCTACTGGAATGCATCATGAACGGGTCGGCGCTCCAGGAGTTCGGGGCTATACTCACCTCGGGGTCCGTGGAGAAGGGGCAGGGTCGGTTCTGCATTGAAACGCCTCAGATGACGAATATTCGACAGTTAGCCAACCGACTGCAGACTGAGTATCCGAAATCGACATTGATAGCCCAGCGTGAGTTCGACCGTCCCATCCGGAAAGCGGTCGAGTTGCGTCAGTCGATCGAGGAGCGCCTGACCGACCGTCAGCGGGAAGCTCTCACTCGTGCTTACTACGCCGGCTATTTCGAGTGGCCCCGTCAGAGTACCGCCGGCGATATCGCGGCGTCGATGGATATCGCCGAAACTATGTTCCACTATCACCTGCGGAACACCCTCGATACCCTAGTCACGGCGTTCACGGAGAAACCGATACTACATTGA
- a CDS encoding PadR family transcriptional regulator, translating into MHDLTGFQRDLLYTTAGLDEPHGLAIKDAMEAYYEKEVHHGRLYPNLDTLVDQGLVSKRAKDRRTNEYRLTQRGRREIQNRREWEQQYLSADSHADTVSA; encoded by the coding sequence ATGCACGACCTGACAGGATTCCAGCGCGATCTGCTGTACACGACTGCCGGACTCGATGAGCCGCACGGTCTCGCGATCAAAGACGCGATGGAAGCGTATTACGAGAAAGAGGTACACCACGGCCGGTTGTACCCGAACCTCGACACACTGGTCGATCAGGGATTAGTGAGCAAGCGCGCAAAGGACCGGCGAACGAATGAGTACCGGTTAACGCAGCGTGGTCGACGCGAGATTCAGAACCGCCGGGAATGGGAACAGCAGTACCTCTCTGCGGACTCTCACGCGGACACCGTTTCCGCCTGA
- a CDS encoding helix-turn-helix domain-containing protein, which translates to MQQFLAEQGSIRRAYLRHWNYSNPEYVASLFHIVGDVEDGRDEYLAALEAVSTICEYDMTPVDDRSFYVYVREAANEHAHRFRELLATTDLLVVPPIEYGTDGEMVFEIAGESESLRTVVAELPDHLSVTVNRLGEYDAYRESIATALTVRQEEVLTVARDQGYYEIPRQTSVREIADAVGCSKSTAANHLRKAEARLVALYEDRSIADRIDSV; encoded by the coding sequence ATGCAGCAGTTCCTCGCGGAGCAGGGGTCAATTCGGCGAGCGTATCTCCGGCACTGGAACTACTCGAATCCGGAGTACGTCGCCTCCCTCTTTCACATCGTCGGTGACGTCGAGGACGGTCGCGACGAGTACCTCGCGGCACTCGAGGCCGTCAGTACGATCTGCGAGTACGATATGACGCCCGTCGACGACCGGAGTTTCTACGTCTACGTGCGGGAAGCCGCCAACGAACACGCGCACCGCTTCCGGGAACTCCTCGCAACCACGGATCTGCTCGTCGTACCGCCGATCGAGTACGGTACCGACGGAGAGATGGTCTTCGAGATCGCCGGCGAGTCCGAGAGCCTTCGGACCGTCGTGGCCGAGCTCCCTGATCACCTCTCAGTGACGGTCAACCGGCTCGGAGAGTACGACGCGTACCGAGAGTCGATCGCAACGGCTTTGACAGTCCGACAGGAGGAGGTGTTGACGGTCGCACGGGATCAGGGCTATTACGAGATCCCTCGCCAGACCAGCGTTCGAGAGATCGCGGACGCAGTCGGGTGTTCGAAGAGTACCGCTGCGAACCACCTCCGCAAGGCAGAGGCTCGATTAGTCGCTCTCTATGAAGACCGTTCGATAGCGGATAGGATCGACTCCGTGTAG
- a CDS encoding cytochrome P450, with protein sequence MASYQVFGTDACMVAHPTAIQQILLDDPDAFEKGEVITRNLNDAMGEGLFLTEGDQWQNQRSHVQPAFYRDRLTTYVPEMRATAAETVAQWRDGAIVDVNDAMTEMTMDVLGRTLFGVDVTDNPVVAEASQAILARFDTSRFWSFLPDTIPTPTNRRYRRELARLRRFVDHRSTARKPTASGVGGSA encoded by the coding sequence ATAGCGAGCTATCAGGTGTTCGGGACGGACGCTTGCATGGTCGCTCACCCGACCGCGATCCAGCAGATCCTCCTCGACGACCCCGACGCCTTCGAGAAAGGCGAGGTCATCACCCGAAACCTCAACGACGCCATGGGAGAAGGGTTGTTCCTGACGGAAGGCGACCAGTGGCAAAACCAGCGGTCGCACGTCCAACCGGCGTTCTATCGAGACCGGTTAACCACGTACGTCCCCGAGATGCGCGCTACGGCAGCGGAAACAGTCGCGCAGTGGCGCGACGGGGCAATCGTCGATGTGAACGACGCTATGACGGAGATGACGATGGACGTGCTCGGTCGGACGCTATTCGGTGTGGACGTTACGGACAATCCCGTAGTGGCCGAAGCGTCACAAGCGATCCTCGCCCGGTTCGACACGAGCCGGTTCTGGTCGTTCCTACCGGACACGATCCCGACGCCAACGAATCGGCGATACCGACGAGAACTCGCACGACTTCGGAGGTTCGTTGATCACCGCAGTACAGCGCGGAAGCCCACCGCTTCAGGGGTGGGAGGAAGCGCGTAA
- a CDS encoding RNA-guided endonuclease InsQ/TnpB family protein gives MEVQRTVRVKLDVPDERRDHLHQTIEQFNTAVNYSIENGRNDNGYLITAKTNIHDKVYHHLRDVTDLPANLCVRAYSKAVEMMKSTVTDWKNGNSRPVPTFDQPTVVYDKRTLTINDRSATLSTVDSRVEVGFDIGKCQADYLDDDDYEKRMGTLHYDEQEDDFYLHIVIQKEVEEREGDRVLGVDLNLKNVAVTSTGSFYDGGELLWGQNHYFRVRRSLQDKGTRSAKQALARLSGRENRFVLDRLHTISRRIVEEARQYDCSHIAVEDLTHIRERMDAYDDQLKRQMHQWAFRELQEMIRWKATEYGIRVEDVNPAFSSQTCSKCGHQSSTNRNSDRWFECNECGYEVDGDYNASKNIGKRLLSLPEGKRPSGLGDGHLALKSGSLTLNGDYTAYDSGSVEGESHAQAHGFSRG, from the coding sequence ATGGAGGTTCAACGTACCGTTCGGGTCAAACTCGACGTACCCGACGAGCGACGGGACCACCTCCACCAGACCATCGAGCAGTTCAACACCGCCGTCAACTACAGCATCGAGAACGGTCGCAACGACAACGGCTACCTCATTACGGCAAAGACCAACATCCACGATAAGGTCTACCACCACCTTCGTGACGTGACTGACCTGCCTGCGAACCTCTGTGTTCGCGCCTACTCGAAGGCAGTCGAAATGATGAAGTCCACGGTCACTGACTGGAAGAACGGTAATAGTCGTCCAGTCCCGACGTTCGACCAGCCGACCGTCGTCTACGACAAACGCACCCTGACCATCAACGACAGGAGTGCAACCCTCTCGACCGTCGATTCTCGCGTTGAGGTCGGCTTCGACATTGGCAAATGTCAGGCTGATTACCTCGATGACGACGACTACGAGAAACGGATGGGGACGCTCCACTACGACGAACAGGAAGACGACTTCTATCTCCATATCGTCATCCAGAAAGAGGTCGAGGAACGCGAGGGCGACCGTGTTCTCGGTGTTGACTTAAATTTGAAGAACGTCGCCGTGACCAGCACGGGGTCGTTCTACGACGGTGGTGAACTGTTGTGGGGCCAAAACCACTACTTCCGCGTGCGTCGGAGCCTCCAAGACAAAGGCACTCGCTCCGCGAAGCAGGCATTAGCGCGACTGTCGGGGCGAGAAAACCGCTTCGTCTTGGACCGCCTGCACACTATTTCTCGACGCATCGTGGAAGAAGCCCGCCAGTACGACTGCTCGCACATCGCCGTTGAAGACTTGACTCATATCCGCGAGCGAATGGATGCCTATGACGACCAACTGAAACGCCAGATGCACCAGTGGGCATTCCGTGAATTGCAGGAGATGATTCGGTGGAAAGCCACCGAGTACGGGATTCGCGTCGAAGATGTAAATCCCGCATTCTCCTCGCAGACCTGCTCGAAGTGTGGACACCAATCCAGCACGAACCGCAATTCGGATAGATGGTTCGAGTGCAACGAATGCGGATACGAGGTAGACGGCGACTACAACGCTTCCAAGAACATCGGGAAGCGACTTCTCTCTTTACCCGAGGGCAAACGTCCCTCGGGGTTGGGCGACGGTCATCTCGCCCTTAAGAGCGGGTCGTTGACCCTGAACGGCGATTACACCGCCTACGACAGCGGGTCGGTAGAAGGGGAGTCCCACGCTCAAGCCCACGGCTTTAGCCGTGGGTAG